A single genomic interval of Capricornis sumatraensis isolate serow.1 chromosome 11, serow.2, whole genome shotgun sequence harbors:
- the RECQL4 gene encoding ATP-dependent DNA helicase Q4 isoform X1, whose product MERLRDVRERLQAWERAFRRQSGRRPGKEDVEAAPEETRALYREYRSLKKALGQAGGVEPHSSGQSLPAAAEQMLEPSCWGNHLNRAATQSPHPPSRWSPQESAQDYGKRLKANLKGSLQARSTLGRIPRLAQRSSSKIPSPEQPGTAAAPISPENVNQVLPQPPRPQLRPGRLQQLRASLSLRLGSLDPEWLQRCHNRTPDFLEVSRTCQPGLGAEDSQLLTPAAASVLSLSAGPEVPLQGPEAPALPAAGVSAGKCQPGDRQGKKQRQSGELEGSLAQTQQGTDQAGPLPEGAGAAGPGEDCPEQPVKTQPPGRTPASRSAVQDRGNYVRLNMKQRHYVRGRALRGRLLRKQAWKQKWQKKEECFGGGQPRGPAQDSCSQHGQLSHWASRCSQPEPVLAPQKEDVKVDGTQTQPTLQEASLRTGAACCQLSAGEEDPEPGAPELLVPTGPSVSRMPCPPLSMPPLYPPGPSGQVADTPAEVFQALEQLGHHAFYPGQEPVIMRILSGMSTLLVLPTGAGKSLCYQLPALLYFRRSPCLTLVISPLTSLMDDQLSGLPPGLKGACIHSGMTKKQRDSALQKARAARVQVLMLSPEALVGPGASTLLSQLPPVAFACLDEAHCLSQWSHNFRPCYLRVCQTLRDQMGVHCFLGLTATATRSTALDVAWHLGVTEESVLRGPATIPANLHLSVSSDRDPDQALVTLLQSDRFRALDSIIIYCHRREDTERVAALLRTCLREARDPGPHGRALEAVAEAYHAGLCSRDRRRVQRAFMEGRLRVVVATVAFGMGLDRPDVRAVLHLGLPPSFENYVQAVGRAGRDGQPAHCHLFLRPQGQDLRELRRHVHANAVDFFAVKRLVQRVFPPCSCAQQPPEQEGGRSKEECLAGAPVAASAQDPGQPSVPHTPRCPGHERVLPVQPTVQALDMPEEAIETLLCYLELHPRRWLKLVAPTYARCHLRWPGGPTQLQALARRCPPLALCLAKQHPDTKGGCSSVELDLVKLADSMGWELGPVRRALLQLQWDPEPETGVPQGTGVLVEFREMAFHLYSPGDLTAQERDQICDFLHSRVQAREREALAHLHHTFRAFHSVAFPSCGPCLEQPDWERSSRLKALLSHYFEEESEQPGGLGTEDDPELGQDRLQDWEDQIRRDIRQLLSSWPEQRFSGRAVARVFHGIGSPCYPAQVFGRDRRFWRKYLHLSFPVLMHLATQELLLWGR is encoded by the exons ATGGAGCGGCTGCGGGACGTGCGGGAGCGGCTGCAGGCGTGGGAGCGCGCGTTTCGGCGGCAGAGCGGGCGGCGGCCGGGCAAG GAAGACGTGGAAGCGGCGCCCGAGGAGACCCGCG CGCTGTACCGAGAGTACCGCTCCCTGAAGAAAGCACTGGGCCAGGCCGGCGGCGTCGAGCCTCACAGCTCGGGGCAATCGCTTCCCGCCGCGGCCGAGCAG ATGTTGGAACCCAGTTGCTGGGGGAACCACTTGAATCGGGCTGCGACCCAGAGTCCCCATCCTCCCTCAAGGTGGAGCCCTCAGGAGTCTGCGCAGGACTATGGGAAGAGGCTTAAGGCCAACCTAAAGGGCAGTCTGCAG GCTAGGTCAACCCTGGGCCGGATACCCCGGCTTGCACAAAGATCCTCCTCCAAGATCCCTTCACCGGAGCAACCAGGCACAGCAGCTGCCCCCATCTCTCCAGAAAATGTCAATCAGGTGCTCCCTCAGCCTCCCAGGCCCCAGCTGAGGCCAGGCCGGCTCCAGCAGCTGAGGGCATCCCTGAGCCTGCGACTGGGCTCCCTCGACCCTGAGTGGCTGCAGCGGTGTCACAACAGGACCCCAGATTTTCTGGAGGTTTCCAGGACCTGCCAGCCTGGCCTGGGTGCAGAGGATTCACAGCTTCTGACTCCAGCTGCTGCATCTGTCCTTAGCCTCAGCGCTGGTCCTGAGGTGCCTTTGCAGGGCCCAGAGGCTCCAGCCCTACCAGCAGCTGGTGTCAGTGCAGGGAAGTGTCAGCCTGGTGACCGTCAAGGCAAGAAGCAGAGACAGAGTGGGGAGCTGGAGGGAAGCCTTGCACAGACCCAGCAGGGCACCGACCAAGCAGGACCCCTGCCTGagggagctggggctgcaggGCCTGGAGAAGACTGTCCAGAGCAGCCTGTGAAGACACAGCCCCCAGGCAGGACCCCAGCCTCCAG ATCTGCTGTGCAGGACAGGGGGAACTATGTGCGGCTCAACATGAAGCAGCGACACTATGTGCGGGGCCGGGCCCTGCGGGGCAGGCTCCTTCGCAAGCAG GCATGGAAGCAGAAGTGGCAGAAAAAAGAGGAGTGTTTTGGGGGTGGTCAGCCCAGAGGCCCAGCTCAGGATTCTTGCTCCCAGCATGGGCAGCTCAGCCACTGGGCGTCCCGATGCTCTCAGCCTG AACCTGTCCTGGCACCTCAGAAGGAGGATGTCAAGGTGGATGGCACACAGACCCAGCCCACATTACAGGAAGCATCCCTGAGGACAGGTGCAGCCTGCTGCCAACTCTCTG CAGGTGAAGAAGACCCTGAGCCTGGGGCACCTGAGCTGTTGGTGCCCACGGGGCCATCTGTGTCCAGGATGCCCTGTCCACCTCTTTCCATGCCTCCACTCTACCCACCGGGGCCCTCGGGTCAGGTGGCAG ACACGCCGGCTGAGGTGTTTCAGGCCCTGGAGCAACTGGGTCACCACGCCTTCTACCCTGGGCAGGAGCCTGTCATCATGCGGATCCTGTCTG GTATGTCCACCCTGCTGGTGTTGCCCACGGGGGCTGGCAAGTCCCTGTGCTACCAGCTCCCAGCGCTGCTCTACTTCCGGCGAAGCCCCTGTCTCACCCTGGTCATCTCTCCTCTCACGTCACTCATGGATGACCAG CTTTCTGGCCTGCCCCCTGGCTTGAAGGGGGCCTGCATTCACTCAGGGATGACCAAGAAGCAGCGGGACTCTGCCCTGCAGAAG GCTCGTGCGGCCCGCGTGCAGGTGCTGATGCTGTCCCCAGAGGCGCTGGTTGGGCCCGGGGCCAGCACCCTCCTCTCTCAGCTGCCGCCGGTCGCCTTTGCCTGCCTCGATGAGGCCCACTGTCTCTCTCAGTGGTCCCACAACTTCCGGCCCTGTTACTTGCGTGTCTGTCAG ACGCTGCGGGACCAGATGGGCGTCCACTGCTTCCTGGGCCTTACAGCCACGGCCACACGCAGCACTGCCCTCGACGTGGCCTGGCACCTGGGCGTGACCGAGGAGTCTGTGCTCAGAGGACCAGCTACCATTCCTGCCAACCTGCACCTCTCTGTGTCCTCGGACAGGGACCCGGACCAG GCGCTGGTGACTCTGCTGCAGAGTGACCGTTTCCGGGCTCTGGACTCCATCATCATCTACTGCCACAGGCGAGAGGACACAGAGCGTGTCGCCGCCCTGCTGCGCACCTGCCTGCGCGAGGCCCGGGATCCAGGGCCCCATG GCAGAGCGCTGGAGGCCGTGGCCGAGGCCTACCACGCTGGCCTGTGCAGCCGAGATCGGCGACGGGTGCAGCGGGCCTTCATGGAGGGCCGGCTGCGTGTGGTGGTGGCCACAGTGGCCTTCGGGATGGGGCTGGACCGGCCGGACGTGCGGGCTGTGTTGCACCTGGGGCTGCCCCCCAGCTTTGAGAACTACGTGCAGGCGGTGGGCCGCGCAGGGCGTGACGGGCAGCCGGCACACTGCCACCTCTTTCTCCGGCCTCAG GGCCAGGACCTGCGGGAGCTACGCAGACACGTGCATGCCAACGCTGTGGATTTCTTCGCTGTGAAGAGGCTGGTGCAGcgtgtgttccctccctgctcttGTGCCCAGCAGCCCCCAGAGCAGGAGGGTGGCAGGAGCAAGGAAGAGTGCTTGGCCGGGGCCCCTGTAGCTGCGAGTGCCCAGGATCCTGGCCAGCCCAGCGTCCCACACACCCCCCGGTGCCCAGGCCATGAGCGGGTGCTCCCAGTGCAGCCAACTGTGCAGGCCCTGGATATGCCGGAGGAGG CCATCGAGACGCTGCTGTGCTACCTGGAGCTGCACCCACGGCGCTGGCTGAAGCTGGTGGCACCCACCTATGCCCGCTGCCACCTGCGCTGGCCTGGGGGCCCCACCCAGCTCCAGGCCCTGGCCCGCAG GTGTCCCCCACTGGCTCTGTGCTTGGCCAAGCAGCACCCCGACACGAAGGGGGgatgcagttctgtggagttggATCTGGTCAAGCTGGCGGACTCCatgggctgggagctgggcccTGTGCGGCGAGCTCTCCTCCAACTGCAGTGGGACCCAGAGCCCGAGACAG GTGTGCCCCAGGGCACTGGGGTGCTGGTGGAGTTCAGAGAGATGGCCTTCCACCTGTACAGCCCGGGGGACCTGACAGCCCAGGAGAGGGACCAGATCTGCGACTTCCTACACAGCCGTGTGCAGGCCCGAGAACGAGAGGCCCTGGCCCACCTGCACCACACCTTCCGGGCTTTTCACAG CGTGGCCTTCCCCAGCTGCGGGCCATGCCTGGAGCAGCCCGACTGGGAGCGCAGCAGCAGGCTCAAGGCCTTGCTCAGTCACTACTTTGAAGAAGAGTCAGAACAGCCGGggggcctggggacagaggatgacCCCGAGCTGGGACAGGACAGG CTCCAGGACTGGGAAGACCAGATCCGCCGGGACATACGCCAGCTCCTGTCCTCCTGGCCAGAGCAGCGGTTCTCAGGCAGGGCTGTGGCCCGCGTCTTCCACGGCATCG GGAGCCCCTGCTATCCAGCCCAGGTGTTTGGGCGGGATCGGCGCTTCTGGAGGAAGTACCTGCACCTGAGCTTCCCTGTCCTCATGCACCTGGCCACGCAGGAGCTCCTGCTGTGGGGCCGCTGA
- the RECQL4 gene encoding ATP-dependent DNA helicase Q4 isoform X3: MERLRDVRERLQAWERAFRRQSGRRPGKEDVEAAPEETRALYREYRSLKKALGQAGGVEPHSSGQSLPAAAEQMLEPSCWGNHLNRAATQSPHPPSRWSPQESAQDYGKRLKANLKGSLQARSTLGRIPRLAQRSSSKIPSPEQPGTAAAPISPENVNQVLPQPPRPQLRPGRLQQLRASLSLRLGSLDPEWLQRCHNRTPDFLEVSRTCQPGLGAEDSQLLTPAAASVLSLSAGPEVPLQGPEAPALPAAGVSAGKCQPGDRQGKKQRQSGELEGSLAQTQQGTDQAGPLPEGAGAAGPGEDCPEQPVKTQPPGRTPASRSAVQDRGNYVRLNMKQRHYVRGRALRGRLLRKQAWKQKWQKKEECFGGGQPRGPAQDSCSQHGQLSHWASRCSQPAGEEDPEPGAPELLVPTGPSVSRMPCPPLSMPPLYPPGPSGQVADTPAEVFQALEQLGHHAFYPGQEPVIMRILSGMSTLLVLPTGAGKSLCYQLPALLYFRRSPCLTLVISPLTSLMDDQLSGLPPGLKGACIHSGMTKKQRDSALQKARAARVQVLMLSPEALVGPGASTLLSQLPPVAFACLDEAHCLSQWSHNFRPCYLRVCQTLRDQMGVHCFLGLTATATRSTALDVAWHLGVTEESVLRGPATIPANLHLSVSSDRDPDQALVTLLQSDRFRALDSIIIYCHRREDTERVAALLRTCLREARDPGPHGRALEAVAEAYHAGLCSRDRRRGQDLRELRRHVHANAVDFFAVKRLVQRVFPPCSCAQQPPEQEGGRSKEECLAGAPVAASAQDPGQPSVPHTPRCPGHERVLPVQPTVQALDMPEEAIETLLCYLELHPRRWLKLVAPTYARCHLRWPGGPTQLQALARRCPPLALCLAKQHPDTKGGCSSVELDLVKLADSMGWELGPVRRALLQLQWDPEPETGVPQGTGVLVEFREMAFHLYSPGDLTAQERDQICDFLHSRVQAREREALAHLHHTFRAFHSVAFPSCGPCLEQPDWERSSRLKALLSHYFEEESEQPGGLGTEDDPELGQDRLQDWEDQIRRDIRQLLSSWPEQRFSGRAVARVFHGIGSPCYPAQVFGRDRRFWRKYLHLSFPVLMHLATQELLLWGR, encoded by the exons ATGGAGCGGCTGCGGGACGTGCGGGAGCGGCTGCAGGCGTGGGAGCGCGCGTTTCGGCGGCAGAGCGGGCGGCGGCCGGGCAAG GAAGACGTGGAAGCGGCGCCCGAGGAGACCCGCG CGCTGTACCGAGAGTACCGCTCCCTGAAGAAAGCACTGGGCCAGGCCGGCGGCGTCGAGCCTCACAGCTCGGGGCAATCGCTTCCCGCCGCGGCCGAGCAG ATGTTGGAACCCAGTTGCTGGGGGAACCACTTGAATCGGGCTGCGACCCAGAGTCCCCATCCTCCCTCAAGGTGGAGCCCTCAGGAGTCTGCGCAGGACTATGGGAAGAGGCTTAAGGCCAACCTAAAGGGCAGTCTGCAG GCTAGGTCAACCCTGGGCCGGATACCCCGGCTTGCACAAAGATCCTCCTCCAAGATCCCTTCACCGGAGCAACCAGGCACAGCAGCTGCCCCCATCTCTCCAGAAAATGTCAATCAGGTGCTCCCTCAGCCTCCCAGGCCCCAGCTGAGGCCAGGCCGGCTCCAGCAGCTGAGGGCATCCCTGAGCCTGCGACTGGGCTCCCTCGACCCTGAGTGGCTGCAGCGGTGTCACAACAGGACCCCAGATTTTCTGGAGGTTTCCAGGACCTGCCAGCCTGGCCTGGGTGCAGAGGATTCACAGCTTCTGACTCCAGCTGCTGCATCTGTCCTTAGCCTCAGCGCTGGTCCTGAGGTGCCTTTGCAGGGCCCAGAGGCTCCAGCCCTACCAGCAGCTGGTGTCAGTGCAGGGAAGTGTCAGCCTGGTGACCGTCAAGGCAAGAAGCAGAGACAGAGTGGGGAGCTGGAGGGAAGCCTTGCACAGACCCAGCAGGGCACCGACCAAGCAGGACCCCTGCCTGagggagctggggctgcaggGCCTGGAGAAGACTGTCCAGAGCAGCCTGTGAAGACACAGCCCCCAGGCAGGACCCCAGCCTCCAG ATCTGCTGTGCAGGACAGGGGGAACTATGTGCGGCTCAACATGAAGCAGCGACACTATGTGCGGGGCCGGGCCCTGCGGGGCAGGCTCCTTCGCAAGCAG GCATGGAAGCAGAAGTGGCAGAAAAAAGAGGAGTGTTTTGGGGGTGGTCAGCCCAGAGGCCCAGCTCAGGATTCTTGCTCCCAGCATGGGCAGCTCAGCCACTGGGCGTCCCGATGCTCTCAGCCTG CAGGTGAAGAAGACCCTGAGCCTGGGGCACCTGAGCTGTTGGTGCCCACGGGGCCATCTGTGTCCAGGATGCCCTGTCCACCTCTTTCCATGCCTCCACTCTACCCACCGGGGCCCTCGGGTCAGGTGGCAG ACACGCCGGCTGAGGTGTTTCAGGCCCTGGAGCAACTGGGTCACCACGCCTTCTACCCTGGGCAGGAGCCTGTCATCATGCGGATCCTGTCTG GTATGTCCACCCTGCTGGTGTTGCCCACGGGGGCTGGCAAGTCCCTGTGCTACCAGCTCCCAGCGCTGCTCTACTTCCGGCGAAGCCCCTGTCTCACCCTGGTCATCTCTCCTCTCACGTCACTCATGGATGACCAG CTTTCTGGCCTGCCCCCTGGCTTGAAGGGGGCCTGCATTCACTCAGGGATGACCAAGAAGCAGCGGGACTCTGCCCTGCAGAAG GCTCGTGCGGCCCGCGTGCAGGTGCTGATGCTGTCCCCAGAGGCGCTGGTTGGGCCCGGGGCCAGCACCCTCCTCTCTCAGCTGCCGCCGGTCGCCTTTGCCTGCCTCGATGAGGCCCACTGTCTCTCTCAGTGGTCCCACAACTTCCGGCCCTGTTACTTGCGTGTCTGTCAG ACGCTGCGGGACCAGATGGGCGTCCACTGCTTCCTGGGCCTTACAGCCACGGCCACACGCAGCACTGCCCTCGACGTGGCCTGGCACCTGGGCGTGACCGAGGAGTCTGTGCTCAGAGGACCAGCTACCATTCCTGCCAACCTGCACCTCTCTGTGTCCTCGGACAGGGACCCGGACCAG GCGCTGGTGACTCTGCTGCAGAGTGACCGTTTCCGGGCTCTGGACTCCATCATCATCTACTGCCACAGGCGAGAGGACACAGAGCGTGTCGCCGCCCTGCTGCGCACCTGCCTGCGCGAGGCCCGGGATCCAGGGCCCCATG GCAGAGCGCTGGAGGCCGTGGCCGAGGCCTACCACGCTGGCCTGTGCAGCCGAGATCGGCGACGG GGCCAGGACCTGCGGGAGCTACGCAGACACGTGCATGCCAACGCTGTGGATTTCTTCGCTGTGAAGAGGCTGGTGCAGcgtgtgttccctccctgctcttGTGCCCAGCAGCCCCCAGAGCAGGAGGGTGGCAGGAGCAAGGAAGAGTGCTTGGCCGGGGCCCCTGTAGCTGCGAGTGCCCAGGATCCTGGCCAGCCCAGCGTCCCACACACCCCCCGGTGCCCAGGCCATGAGCGGGTGCTCCCAGTGCAGCCAACTGTGCAGGCCCTGGATATGCCGGAGGAGG CCATCGAGACGCTGCTGTGCTACCTGGAGCTGCACCCACGGCGCTGGCTGAAGCTGGTGGCACCCACCTATGCCCGCTGCCACCTGCGCTGGCCTGGGGGCCCCACCCAGCTCCAGGCCCTGGCCCGCAG GTGTCCCCCACTGGCTCTGTGCTTGGCCAAGCAGCACCCCGACACGAAGGGGGgatgcagttctgtggagttggATCTGGTCAAGCTGGCGGACTCCatgggctgggagctgggcccTGTGCGGCGAGCTCTCCTCCAACTGCAGTGGGACCCAGAGCCCGAGACAG GTGTGCCCCAGGGCACTGGGGTGCTGGTGGAGTTCAGAGAGATGGCCTTCCACCTGTACAGCCCGGGGGACCTGACAGCCCAGGAGAGGGACCAGATCTGCGACTTCCTACACAGCCGTGTGCAGGCCCGAGAACGAGAGGCCCTGGCCCACCTGCACCACACCTTCCGGGCTTTTCACAG CGTGGCCTTCCCCAGCTGCGGGCCATGCCTGGAGCAGCCCGACTGGGAGCGCAGCAGCAGGCTCAAGGCCTTGCTCAGTCACTACTTTGAAGAAGAGTCAGAACAGCCGGggggcctggggacagaggatgacCCCGAGCTGGGACAGGACAGG CTCCAGGACTGGGAAGACCAGATCCGCCGGGACATACGCCAGCTCCTGTCCTCCTGGCCAGAGCAGCGGTTCTCAGGCAGGGCTGTGGCCCGCGTCTTCCACGGCATCG GGAGCCCCTGCTATCCAGCCCAGGTGTTTGGGCGGGATCGGCGCTTCTGGAGGAAGTACCTGCACCTGAGCTTCCCTGTCCTCATGCACCTGGCCACGCAGGAGCTCCTGCTGTGGGGCCGCTGA
- the RECQL4 gene encoding ATP-dependent DNA helicase Q4 isoform X2 gives MERLRDVRERLQAWERAFRRQSGRRPGKEDVEAAPEETRALYREYRSLKKALGQAGGVEPHSSGQSLPAAAEQMLEPSCWGNHLNRAATQSPHPPSRWSPQESAQDYGKRLKANLKGSLQARSTLGRIPRLAQRSSSKIPSPEQPGTAAAPISPENVNQVLPQPPRPQLRPGRLQQLRASLSLRLGSLDPEWLQRCHNRTPDFLEVSRTCQPGLGAEDSQLLTPAAASVLSLSAGPEVPLQGPEAPALPAAGVSAGKCQPGDRQGKKQRQSGELEGSLAQTQQGTDQAGPLPEGAGAAGPGEDCPEQPVKTQPPGRTPASRSAVQDRGNYVRLNMKQRHYVRGRALRGRLLRKQAWKQKWQKKEECFGGGQPRGPAQDSCSQHGQLSHWASRCSQPAGEEDPEPGAPELLVPTGPSVSRMPCPPLSMPPLYPPGPSGQVADTPAEVFQALEQLGHHAFYPGQEPVIMRILSGMSTLLVLPTGAGKSLCYQLPALLYFRRSPCLTLVISPLTSLMDDQLSGLPPGLKGACIHSGMTKKQRDSALQKARAARVQVLMLSPEALVGPGASTLLSQLPPVAFACLDEAHCLSQWSHNFRPCYLRVCQTLRDQMGVHCFLGLTATATRSTALDVAWHLGVTEESVLRGPATIPANLHLSVSSDRDPDQALVTLLQSDRFRALDSIIIYCHRREDTERVAALLRTCLREARDPGPHGRALEAVAEAYHAGLCSRDRRRVQRAFMEGRLRVVVATVAFGMGLDRPDVRAVLHLGLPPSFENYVQAVGRAGRDGQPAHCHLFLRPQGQDLRELRRHVHANAVDFFAVKRLVQRVFPPCSCAQQPPEQEGGRSKEECLAGAPVAASAQDPGQPSVPHTPRCPGHERVLPVQPTVQALDMPEEAIETLLCYLELHPRRWLKLVAPTYARCHLRWPGGPTQLQALARRCPPLALCLAKQHPDTKGGCSSVELDLVKLADSMGWELGPVRRALLQLQWDPEPETGVPQGTGVLVEFREMAFHLYSPGDLTAQERDQICDFLHSRVQAREREALAHLHHTFRAFHSVAFPSCGPCLEQPDWERSSRLKALLSHYFEEESEQPGGLGTEDDPELGQDRLQDWEDQIRRDIRQLLSSWPEQRFSGRAVARVFHGIGSPCYPAQVFGRDRRFWRKYLHLSFPVLMHLATQELLLWGR, from the exons ATGGAGCGGCTGCGGGACGTGCGGGAGCGGCTGCAGGCGTGGGAGCGCGCGTTTCGGCGGCAGAGCGGGCGGCGGCCGGGCAAG GAAGACGTGGAAGCGGCGCCCGAGGAGACCCGCG CGCTGTACCGAGAGTACCGCTCCCTGAAGAAAGCACTGGGCCAGGCCGGCGGCGTCGAGCCTCACAGCTCGGGGCAATCGCTTCCCGCCGCGGCCGAGCAG ATGTTGGAACCCAGTTGCTGGGGGAACCACTTGAATCGGGCTGCGACCCAGAGTCCCCATCCTCCCTCAAGGTGGAGCCCTCAGGAGTCTGCGCAGGACTATGGGAAGAGGCTTAAGGCCAACCTAAAGGGCAGTCTGCAG GCTAGGTCAACCCTGGGCCGGATACCCCGGCTTGCACAAAGATCCTCCTCCAAGATCCCTTCACCGGAGCAACCAGGCACAGCAGCTGCCCCCATCTCTCCAGAAAATGTCAATCAGGTGCTCCCTCAGCCTCCCAGGCCCCAGCTGAGGCCAGGCCGGCTCCAGCAGCTGAGGGCATCCCTGAGCCTGCGACTGGGCTCCCTCGACCCTGAGTGGCTGCAGCGGTGTCACAACAGGACCCCAGATTTTCTGGAGGTTTCCAGGACCTGCCAGCCTGGCCTGGGTGCAGAGGATTCACAGCTTCTGACTCCAGCTGCTGCATCTGTCCTTAGCCTCAGCGCTGGTCCTGAGGTGCCTTTGCAGGGCCCAGAGGCTCCAGCCCTACCAGCAGCTGGTGTCAGTGCAGGGAAGTGTCAGCCTGGTGACCGTCAAGGCAAGAAGCAGAGACAGAGTGGGGAGCTGGAGGGAAGCCTTGCACAGACCCAGCAGGGCACCGACCAAGCAGGACCCCTGCCTGagggagctggggctgcaggGCCTGGAGAAGACTGTCCAGAGCAGCCTGTGAAGACACAGCCCCCAGGCAGGACCCCAGCCTCCAG ATCTGCTGTGCAGGACAGGGGGAACTATGTGCGGCTCAACATGAAGCAGCGACACTATGTGCGGGGCCGGGCCCTGCGGGGCAGGCTCCTTCGCAAGCAG GCATGGAAGCAGAAGTGGCAGAAAAAAGAGGAGTGTTTTGGGGGTGGTCAGCCCAGAGGCCCAGCTCAGGATTCTTGCTCCCAGCATGGGCAGCTCAGCCACTGGGCGTCCCGATGCTCTCAGCCTG CAGGTGAAGAAGACCCTGAGCCTGGGGCACCTGAGCTGTTGGTGCCCACGGGGCCATCTGTGTCCAGGATGCCCTGTCCACCTCTTTCCATGCCTCCACTCTACCCACCGGGGCCCTCGGGTCAGGTGGCAG ACACGCCGGCTGAGGTGTTTCAGGCCCTGGAGCAACTGGGTCACCACGCCTTCTACCCTGGGCAGGAGCCTGTCATCATGCGGATCCTGTCTG GTATGTCCACCCTGCTGGTGTTGCCCACGGGGGCTGGCAAGTCCCTGTGCTACCAGCTCCCAGCGCTGCTCTACTTCCGGCGAAGCCCCTGTCTCACCCTGGTCATCTCTCCTCTCACGTCACTCATGGATGACCAG CTTTCTGGCCTGCCCCCTGGCTTGAAGGGGGCCTGCATTCACTCAGGGATGACCAAGAAGCAGCGGGACTCTGCCCTGCAGAAG GCTCGTGCGGCCCGCGTGCAGGTGCTGATGCTGTCCCCAGAGGCGCTGGTTGGGCCCGGGGCCAGCACCCTCCTCTCTCAGCTGCCGCCGGTCGCCTTTGCCTGCCTCGATGAGGCCCACTGTCTCTCTCAGTGGTCCCACAACTTCCGGCCCTGTTACTTGCGTGTCTGTCAG ACGCTGCGGGACCAGATGGGCGTCCACTGCTTCCTGGGCCTTACAGCCACGGCCACACGCAGCACTGCCCTCGACGTGGCCTGGCACCTGGGCGTGACCGAGGAGTCTGTGCTCAGAGGACCAGCTACCATTCCTGCCAACCTGCACCTCTCTGTGTCCTCGGACAGGGACCCGGACCAG GCGCTGGTGACTCTGCTGCAGAGTGACCGTTTCCGGGCTCTGGACTCCATCATCATCTACTGCCACAGGCGAGAGGACACAGAGCGTGTCGCCGCCCTGCTGCGCACCTGCCTGCGCGAGGCCCGGGATCCAGGGCCCCATG GCAGAGCGCTGGAGGCCGTGGCCGAGGCCTACCACGCTGGCCTGTGCAGCCGAGATCGGCGACGGGTGCAGCGGGCCTTCATGGAGGGCCGGCTGCGTGTGGTGGTGGCCACAGTGGCCTTCGGGATGGGGCTGGACCGGCCGGACGTGCGGGCTGTGTTGCACCTGGGGCTGCCCCCCAGCTTTGAGAACTACGTGCAGGCGGTGGGCCGCGCAGGGCGTGACGGGCAGCCGGCACACTGCCACCTCTTTCTCCGGCCTCAG GGCCAGGACCTGCGGGAGCTACGCAGACACGTGCATGCCAACGCTGTGGATTTCTTCGCTGTGAAGAGGCTGGTGCAGcgtgtgttccctccctgctcttGTGCCCAGCAGCCCCCAGAGCAGGAGGGTGGCAGGAGCAAGGAAGAGTGCTTGGCCGGGGCCCCTGTAGCTGCGAGTGCCCAGGATCCTGGCCAGCCCAGCGTCCCACACACCCCCCGGTGCCCAGGCCATGAGCGGGTGCTCCCAGTGCAGCCAACTGTGCAGGCCCTGGATATGCCGGAGGAGG CCATCGAGACGCTGCTGTGCTACCTGGAGCTGCACCCACGGCGCTGGCTGAAGCTGGTGGCACCCACCTATGCCCGCTGCCACCTGCGCTGGCCTGGGGGCCCCACCCAGCTCCAGGCCCTGGCCCGCAG GTGTCCCCCACTGGCTCTGTGCTTGGCCAAGCAGCACCCCGACACGAAGGGGGgatgcagttctgtggagttggATCTGGTCAAGCTGGCGGACTCCatgggctgggagctgggcccTGTGCGGCGAGCTCTCCTCCAACTGCAGTGGGACCCAGAGCCCGAGACAG GTGTGCCCCAGGGCACTGGGGTGCTGGTGGAGTTCAGAGAGATGGCCTTCCACCTGTACAGCCCGGGGGACCTGACAGCCCAGGAGAGGGACCAGATCTGCGACTTCCTACACAGCCGTGTGCAGGCCCGAGAACGAGAGGCCCTGGCCCACCTGCACCACACCTTCCGGGCTTTTCACAG CGTGGCCTTCCCCAGCTGCGGGCCATGCCTGGAGCAGCCCGACTGGGAGCGCAGCAGCAGGCTCAAGGCCTTGCTCAGTCACTACTTTGAAGAAGAGTCAGAACAGCCGGggggcctggggacagaggatgacCCCGAGCTGGGACAGGACAGG CTCCAGGACTGGGAAGACCAGATCCGCCGGGACATACGCCAGCTCCTGTCCTCCTGGCCAGAGCAGCGGTTCTCAGGCAGGGCTGTGGCCCGCGTCTTCCACGGCATCG GGAGCCCCTGCTATCCAGCCCAGGTGTTTGGGCGGGATCGGCGCTTCTGGAGGAAGTACCTGCACCTGAGCTTCCCTGTCCTCATGCACCTGGCCACGCAGGAGCTCCTGCTGTGGGGCCGCTGA